One window from the genome of Streptomyces sp. NBC_00287 encodes:
- a CDS encoding alpha/beta hydrolase codes for MPVLPGAEPYRHEGGEISVLLCHGFTGSPQSLRPWAEYLAERGLTVSLPLLPGHGTRWEDLQLTGWQDWYAEVDRELRALRERSTHVFVAGLSMGGALALRLAAKHGTAIDGVVVVNPANKVHGLAAHALPVARHLVRTTKGIASDIAKEGSQELGYARVPLHAAHSLRNFFRLVDGELPQVTQPLLLLHSPQDHVVPPADSARVLGRVSSADVTEIVLEQSYHVATLDHDADRIFEESHAFMTRIAPSLGKEGTAVGG; via the coding sequence GTGCCGGTCCTTCCTGGAGCCGAGCCGTACCGCCATGAGGGCGGGGAGATCTCCGTTCTCCTCTGCCACGGCTTCACCGGTTCCCCGCAGTCGCTGCGCCCCTGGGCGGAGTATCTCGCCGAGCGCGGTCTGACCGTCTCGCTGCCGCTGCTGCCCGGGCACGGCACCCGCTGGGAGGACCTCCAGCTCACCGGCTGGCAGGACTGGTACGCGGAGGTGGACCGCGAGCTGCGCGCGCTGCGGGAGCGCTCCACGCACGTGTTCGTGGCCGGTCTGTCCATGGGCGGCGCCCTGGCGCTCAGGCTGGCGGCCAAGCACGGGACCGCGATCGACGGCGTGGTCGTCGTCAACCCCGCCAACAAGGTGCACGGCCTGGCCGCGCACGCCCTGCCGGTGGCCCGGCACCTCGTCCGCACGACGAAGGGCATCGCCAGCGACATCGCCAAGGAGGGCAGTCAGGAGCTCGGCTACGCCCGGGTGCCGCTGCACGCGGCGCACTCCCTGCGGAACTTCTTCCGGCTGGTCGACGGCGAGCTGCCGCAGGTCACCCAGCCGCTGCTGCTTCTGCACAGCCCGCAGGACCATGTGGTGCCGCCGGCCGACTCGGCCCGCGTCCTTGGCCGGGTCTCGTCGGCGGACGTGACGGAGATCGTGCTGGAACAGAGCTACCACGTCGCGACGTTGGACCATGACGCGGACCGGATCTTCGAGGAGAGCCACGCGTTCATGACCCGGATCGCACCCAGTCTCGGCAAGGAAGGGACGGCCGTAGGTGGCTGA